The Nitrospira sp. genome segment ATCTGTTCAATGCCGATGCAGACGTTCGAAAACCTTTTTAATGAGTTTTACAGCCCAACGTTGTTTCGAGCGCTGAAGGGACAGGATGCTGAGGGCATCGCACGGGCTTGGAGCGCCTATGCGGCGGCCTACATTCCAGCCGTCATTCTGTTCGGCGCGTTTTTGGTCGGAAACGCAACCTTCATGGTGAAACTCCTCTTAGGCGAACAGTTTCAAGTGATCGCGTCGATCCTCATCTGGCCCGCGCTGACGGAGACATTTCGGGCCATGTCTTCGACGTTACACCAGCTCGGTTTGGCGAAGGTCGATATGACAGTCACTATCTATCCCCTTATGATGGGGGCGCTTCTGGCTCCGATGCTCGTGTACGTTCTGGCGTCCTATGAGCCCCTTCTAGGGACGGCGCTGGCGCTTCTGATGGCAGGAGTCGTCGTATTTATGATGGCCATCCCGATTAGTTGTCGAGCGCTACCGATTGCCTGGCCTGTTCGAAGGATTCTCTACGCGGTGGCCCTCGGGCTCCCGTTATGCTTCCTGGGATGGATCATGACTGCAGGGTTTGGAGACCTGTCAGCCGGTAAGGCCGCCGTCGCTCTTCTGATTTCTGGATTGACGATGACGATGTTTCAGTATCTGATGGCAAAGGAATGGCTTCATCAGGTCGTGTGGAAAAACGCATGAAGACGCCAGGGCTTGTCACGATCATGGTGCCGGTTCTCAACGGGGAACTGTTTCTTCCGTTGGCGCTGGAGTCCCTGCTGGTGCAGGACTACGCACAGTTTGAGATTGTGATTCTTGATAATCAGTCCACGGACCGGACGCCTGAGATTTGTCGCGAGTATGCACGCCGCGATACGCGGGTGAAGTATGTGCCCGATACCATCAATCGTATTTCGCACGATGCCGCAAACCACCTGGCTACCTTCATTACCGGTGAGTTCTGCATGATTGCTTGCGATGATGATCTGTGGGAACCGAATTTTCTGGGGACTCTAGTCAGGTATCTTCAGCGTCATCCCGGGGTCGGGTTGGTCTTTTCTAACGCGTGCTATGTGGATGTTTACGGTCATCGAGGGGGTCAGCGGTTGTTGGCCGGTCGCCATCTATATAAGAAGGAGGATTCCGCCTTCAGAAATGTATGGCGTTACCTCGGACAACGTCGGGTGGTCCCGACAATTTTCGGGGTCTATCGGAGTGAGGCGTATTTGGCGGCACTACCGTTCGATACATTCGACGAAACCATTGCCGACGTGGATAATCTTTTTCTCATCAAGTTGTTGACCCTGACGAAGGTGCAAGGAATTGATGAGGTTCTTTTTTATTATCGGAATAAGTTCCGTGGGTTTGACCCGTCCAACGGGAAAAGTTGGTCTTCTTCCTGGTCATTCTACGCGGGACACCAGTGGAGGTTTCTCCGAAAAATCCTCACCGTGGTCGATCATTCACCGCTTCCCAATGCCGAACAGCTCTTACTTCGTATTCGTTCGTGCTATACATTCGTTGCCGTCGTGTCATTCTTGCGAATCAGGTCTACCATAGGAACGGTCTTGGTTCGACTGAAGGTTCGGGAAGGACCTTCGATCGTGAAAGATGTTCACACTGAAATTCGTTCATCGGCCTTGCAAGCAGCTCATGGTGACGCTAAAGGAGCCAGTGATACCAATGTCACCTTCAAAATTTAAAATTAGCAAACCTAAATATTGTAAAATTCGTCAAAGTATAGGATAACACGAACGATGATTCCCCGACTCTACGAGTCACGGACCGATACCGATGGCAACTCGCCGACTTGATGTGCTCTTCGTCAATGCTGATTCGTCTTTGCAAGCCTATCAAGGGTTAGCGAAGACCTATTCGGCGATTGAACCACCGACATGGGCGTTGTTGTTGGCACAGTCGTGTCGGGCCAAGAATTTTGGCGTGGCGATTTTAGACTGCGATGCAGAGAAGTTGCCATTGCCCGAAGCCGTGAATCGGATTCATGATGCGAATCCTCGCCTGGTGGTATTTGTCGTCTACGGGCAAAATCCCAATTCAGGGACGACCGGAATGATCGGTGCCAGCGCCCTCGCGAAGGAGATCAAACAACAGCATCCACATCTCCCGATCTGTTTCGTGGGATCTCACACCAGCGCGTTGCCCATGGAAGTTCTGCAACTCCCGTTCGTCGACATCGTACTCCTGAACGAGGGAGTGTATGCGCTGCATAATCTTTTGCAGACAGATCTCCATTCCGGGCTGCAGGCCGTGAAGGGGATCGGGTACAAGGTCGTCGACTCCAACGGAAAGAGTCGTCCGATCATGAATGAGCCGCAATCGGTGGTTCCGCAAGATCGGATGGATGTCGACATGCCCGGCTACGCATGGGATCTCCTGCCGTACCGATCCCAACCGCTTGATCTGTATCGGGCGCATTTCTGGCACGCCGAGTTCGATCATCAAAAACGTACTCCCTTTGCGGCCATCTATACATCGCTCGGATGCACGTTTGCCTGTGATTTTTGCATGATTAACATTGTAAACCGAGTGGACAACGGGAGCGGGGTTGATGCGTCCCATTCGCGCGGGATGCGGTTTTGGAGCGCGAAGTTAATCACAGCTGAACTTGAGAAGCTCGCCAAGCTAGGGGTCCAGACAATTCGGATCAGCGATGAGATGTTTTTTTTGAATCGTAAGTATTACGAGCCGCTGCTGCAAGGTATCATTGAACGAGATCTGCGATTGCGGATGTGGGCCTATGCGCGAGTCGATACCGTACGACATGAGTATGTCAATTTGTTCAGGCAGGCCGGTATTAATTGGTTGGCGCTTGGGATAGAAGCCGGTAACCAGACCGTGAGGCAGGAGGTTTCGAAGGGCTCTTTCCAGGAGGTCAACATCCGAGCCGTCTGCGATAAGGTGCGGGCCGAGGGAATGAACATCATCAGTAACTACATTTTCGGGTTTCCTGACGATACGTTGGAGACGATGGGGGAAACCTTGAATTTGGCGCTAGAGCTGAATACTGAGATGGCGAATATGTATCCTTGTCAGGCCTTGCCGGGAAGTCCGATGTATTATCTGGCCAAGCAGCAAGGCTGGAAATTGCCGAATAGCTACAGTGGATATGCATTCTTGTCCTACGACAGCCAGCCTCTCCCCACCAAGCACATCACGGCAGCGGACGTGTTGCGGTTCCGTGATGAAGCGTGGCAGCACTACTTTTCGAACGCGGCGTATCTCAAGCTGGTCGAGACGAAGTTCGGTGAAAAGGAACGAGCAAACGTTGAAGCCATGGCCAAGGTGCCGTTGCGCCGGAAACTACTCGGTGATTGATATGACCACCGTGCTCATAGTGAAACGTGCGAGGCGCGAGAGATGATCATCACGAGAACGCCGTTCCGCATTTCCTTCTTCGGCGGCGGGACCGACTATCCGGCTTGGTATCAGGAGCACGGTGGAGTGGTCTTGGCCACCTCGATCGACAAATACTGTCACATCAGTTGCCGGTACCTGCCGCCTTTTTTCGAACACAAGCACCGCATCGTCTACTCCATTATCGAGAATGTGCGGCGGGTTGATGAGATCAAGCATCCTGCCGTTCGAGCCATTCTGTCCTGGGCCGAGTGCGACGATCTGGGGTTGGAGGTTCATCACGACGGCGATCTGCCGGCACGATCCGGTCTCGGATCCAGCTCATCATTTACGGTGGGACTGATCCATGCCTTAGCAGCCTTGCGGGGGAAATATATTTCGAAAGACGAGCTTGCCGCCCAAGCGATCAATATGGAGCAGCACATCATCAAGGAGAATGTCGGATCGCAGGATCAGATTTCGGCCGCCTTCGGAGGGTTCAATCGAATCGACTTTAAGCGAAACGACACGTTTCAGGTGTCGCCCATTATTTTGACGAAGGACCGGTTGCATGAGTTTCAATCGCATCTCATGCTGTGTTTTACCGGTTTTTCTCGAATTGCGTCCGAAGTCGCCAAATCCAAGATCGACAATTTCAAGAGACGAGAAGCCGAGCTCCACCGCATGAAAGAGATGGTTGACGAAGCGATCAAGATCCTCCAAAGCTCAAGGACTTCGATCGACGAAGTCGGCAAGTTGCTTCACGAAAGCTGGGTCTGTAAACGCAGTCTTTCGGACAGAGTCTCGACGCCGGAAATTGATCAGCTGTATGAAGAAGCGGTACACGTCGGCGCTTTGGGCGGGAAGATACTCGGCGCGGGAGGCGGAGGTTTTCTATTATTGTTCGTGAAGCCGGAGTTGCAACCAAAAGTTCAAGAGCGGCTGAAGCATTTGGTGCATGTGCCGTTCCGATTCGAGAGTTCAGGGAGTCGCGTGGTCTTGTATCAACCGAATGGGCTTTCTTGACATGGCGATGAAACGGGATGCCGTCATTTATGTCGCGGGACATGCCGGTCTTATCGGCTCGGCGGTTGTTCGGCGATTGGAGCGGGAGGGGTATCGACCCCCCATGACGAGACGGCGGAATGAATTGGAACTTCAAGATGCCGCGGCGGTCAATGATTTTTTTGGGAAGGTTCGTCCGGAGTACGTGATTCTCGCCGCAGGGCGAGTGGGCGGAATTATGGAAAATCAGTCATTCCCTGCTGATTTCATGGACGAGAATGTCGCTATTCAACTGAATGTGCTGAAGGCAGCGCGTAAAACCGGAGTACGAAGGCTGATTCTGTTCGGCTCCTCCTGCATGTATCCAAGGGAATGTTCTCAACCGATGGCCGAAGCCGCTCTTTTATCCGGCAAGCCCGAACCGACCAGCTTGCCCTATGCCGTTTCCAAGCTCCTCGGTACGTACATGTGTCTGGCGTATAACAAACAAGATCGGGATGCCCGATTTATTCCGGTGATTCCTAATAGTGCCTATGGGCCTCACGACAATTTTGACCCGAAATCGGCCCATGTTCTCTCAGCGCTTCTCGCGCGCTTTCATGAAGCAAAAATGACCGGAGCCCAATCGGTCGGTTTGTGGGGCAGCGGCTCGCCGAGACGGGAGTTCGTTCACGCCGACGATATCGCGGATGCCTGTGTCCATCTCTTGGTCGAGGAAGATCTCACGGTCGAATTCCCAATCAACATTGGAATTGGGGAGGATGTCTCAATCAAAGAATTGGCAGAGTTGATAGCCGGCGTGGTCGGCTATCGAGGGGAGCTCAATTGGGATTCAACCAAGCCCGACGGTGCTCCTCGAAAACTCCTTGATAGTGCACGGATCAGGTCCTTAGGGTGGAAGCCTCGCATCGGGCTTCGCGAGGGACTCACGGAGACGTATCGATGGTATGTGAGTCATCTCAAGACCGCACCCATCCCGATACCTGTGGGCTCGCGGTAGTCGGACTGGACCCGGGGTGTTTTCCGCTTCATGCGCCTGGCATACGAAGGGTGAAATGATGACAAAAGAAGAGTTGATTGAATTTGAGGAAGAAATCGCCGCGTTGTTCAACGCGGGGAAAATTCGCGCCCCCATTCATCTGTATTATGGGAATGAGGAGGCGATCATTCAAATCTTCCGCACCATCCGACCTCAGGACTGGGTGTTCTGCTCATGGCGGTCTCATTATCAGTGTTTGCTGAAGGGCGTACCAAAGGATCGCGTTCGAGATGAGATCCTGGCCGGACGGTCGATCTCTCTGTGCTTCCCTGAGCAGCGTGTCTTCTCTTCTGCGATTGTCGGCGGGGTCTTACCGATTGCCGTCGGGGCAGCCATGTCGATCCAGCAGCGTGAAGAGGATGCGAAGGTCTACTGTTTCATGGGGGATATGACGGCTGAGACGGGTATTGCGCATGAATCGATCAAGTACAGCCGAAACCACCGCTTACCGATCCGCTTTATCGTCGAGGACAACGCAAAATCGGTCTGTACCGATACCAGAGAAACGTGGAATCAACCTCGTCTGAGCTATGAAGAAGTCAATGATGAGTACATCAGCTACTACCGCTACGAAACGAAGTATCCGCATGCCGGTGCCGGCATGCGGGTCCAGTTTTAGGGTGAAACATGAAATATTTTGATGAGCTGAAGCGATCCATGAACTTCTTGGCCCAAGATCCGCGGACGGTTTTTCTCGGCCAGGCGGTGGCCGTTCCAGGAACGGCGATGAGCAACACGCTCAAGGAGGTGCCTTCCCATCGATTGATCGAGCTGCCGGTGGCCGAGGAAATGCAAATGGGGATGACGACCGGCCTGGCGCTCACCGGACTCATACCCGTCAGTGTGTTCCCGAGATGGAATTTTCTGATCTTGGCGATCAATCAGTTAGTCAATCACTTGGACAAGATTCATCTGATGTCCAACGGCGGGTACAAGACGAAGGCCATTATCAGGACGGGAATCGGATCGCAGCGTCCGCTCCATCCGCAGCATCAGCATGTGGGAGACTTTACGGAGGCGATCCGCATGATGTGCAGCACGGTAGAAATCATTCGTTTGGAAGAACCCAAAGATGTCTTCCCGGCCTATGAGTGGGCGCTGCTGCGTGAGGACGGACACAGCACCATCATTGTTGAGTATGGAGACTATTACAACGAGAAATAGCAGGGGAGTAAACAAGTCCGCCGGCGTCGTTCTTGCCTCGCTCAAGGTCTCAACGTACCAACCGCGTACGCCTCTTTCGCTTGCTGCGGCCTCACCGGACGGTCTTTTTGACCACCCTGAACGCATTTCTGATCAGTATTTGAAATCTCAGCAGGACGGCTTTCTCGAGCGGTCAAAATCGGACCGATAGCTCCCATGGAACGTGAATAGGTCGTTATGAACTATCCTCTTATGCGCAACAATATTCTCCGGGAAGATTTGGATGCGGTGATTGAGCATCTCAAACAGGACGATCCGATCTTGACGCACGGTCAGAATGTGCGGGATTTTGAGGCCGAATGGTCTGCCTGGTTAGGTGTGAAGCATAGTGTCTTCGTCAATTCCGGAGCATCCGCAAATCTCTTGACGATGGCGATTCTGAAAATCCGCTACCCCGAGGGTGGCGAAGTAATCGTTCCACCGTTGGCCTGGGTCTCCGACATCGCGTCGGTGCTGCAGAATGGATTCACTCCCGTCTTCGTCGACATCGATCCCAGGACGTTGGGGATGAAGCCAGATAGCATTTGTGCCGCCATTACGGAGAGGACCCGTGCGGTATTTTTAACCCATGTGCAGGGGTTTGATGCATTGGAAGATAGGTTGCTGACTGAGTTGCGGCAGCGAAGCGTTCCGCTGATCGAAGACGTCTGTGAGTCTCATGGGGCTACGCATCAAGGACGGAAATTGGGAAGTTTCGGCTGGATATCGAATTTCTCCTTCTACTACGCGCACCATATGAGCACAATCGAGGGAGGGATGATTTGCACGAACGACCCTGAGGTGTATCAGCAAGTACGCATGTTGCGTTCGCATGGGATGGTTCGAGAGGCCAACGATCCGACGGTGCTTGCGGCCTACCGCTCGGCAAATCCGGAATTGAATCCGGATTTTATCTTTGCGTTTCCCGCCTATAACACGCGCAACACGGAAATCGGCGGCATCCTAGGCCGAAGCCAACTCAAACGTCTGGATCGCAACGTGAGGCGACGGACGGACAACCTACTACGGTTTATGAAACAGCTTGATTCACGCAAGTACCGTACTGATTTCAAGATGGAAGGGTCCAGTAATTATGCGTTCAATCTTATCTTGAAGCGTCCGGACAACGTCTTGGTGGAGCGCGTAATGAAGGTGATGCGTGAGGCAGGGATCGAGTTCCGACGAGGAAGTGCGGGGGGTGGTAATCAGATTCGCCAGCCGTATCTGAAAGGCGTCGTTCCCCAGGACCACCATCTGCGTTTCCCCGAAACCGAACATATCCACTTTTACGGTTTCTACATCGGCAACTATCCGGATCTGCGTGATGAAGAGATCGATGAGCTGTGCAAGGTTTTGAATTCCGCATGAGAGTGCCATGCCTTCGGCTGTGATTCTGGCCGGCGGGTTGGGGACCAGGCTGAGGAGCGTCGTGTCCGACCTTCCGAAGCCCATGGCTCCCATCGGTGGGCGTCCCTTTCTTGAATATCAGCTCGATTATTGGATCAGCCAGGGTATCGGCCGGTTTGTGTTGTCCGTGGGGTACCGGTATGAAGCGATCACCGGTCATTTCGGGTCGCAATATAAAGGTATTCCGCTCGAATATGCTGTTGAGGAGCGACCGTTAGGAACCGGTGGCGGGCTGTTACTCGCCGTAGAGAAACTCGACCAGGGTCAGCCGTTCTTGCTCTTGAATGGAGATACGTATTTCGAGGCCGACTGGACTGTATTGGACGCCTTTGCCGTGGAGCACGATGCAGACTGGTGTTTTTCATTGTTCAGGACGAGTGAGAAGGGGCGGTACATGGGCATCGAGATGTCCGCTCAAGGACGGATCACATCGTTGAAGTCCGGTGTTGAGCAAGGGCCTCGCCTTGCCAATGGGGGAGTCTATTGGGTGCATCCCCGTGCGTTGTCCGGGGCTTGGAGACTGGGTGAAAAAATATCGTTGGAGGACGACCTGTTTCCTCACGCGCTCGCGGCCGGACGTCGGTTATTTGGAAGAGAGTTTCGCGGGACCTTTATCGATATTGGAGTCCCTGATGACTATCATCGGGCACCAAGCTTGTTGGTAGGTTAGTGTTGGCATGACCGCTCAATCAACGGAGAGGACACGACGATGAGCTATAACATTCTTGTGACCGGTGGCGCCGGTTATCTTGGTTCCACCCTGGTTCCGGATCTTCTTCAGCAAGGCCACAACGTCACGGTGCTGGATAACTTTATGTACAAGCAGGCCAGTCTGAATCATGTGTGCCATCATCCCAAGTTTTCAGTCGTGAAAGGCGATATCCGTATCGAAAGCGTGATGGCTTCGTTGATCAAAAAGGCCGATGTCGTGATTCCATTGGCGGCGCTGGTGGGGGCGCCGATGTGCAGCCAGGATCCGGTGGGCGCAACCACCGTCAACCATGATGCTATTCTGTTGATGTTGAAGCTGTTGTCGAAGCACCAGATGGTCCTTATGCCTACCACCAACAGCGCCTACGGTACCGGGGATAAAGACAATTTTTGTACGGAAGAATCCCCGTTGAATCCCATTTCCCTCTATGCCAAGGAAAAGGTCGGCATTGAAAAGGAGCTGATGCAACGGGAAAGTGCCATTAGTTTTCGTCTGGCAACGGTATTTGGGATGTCGCCGCGCATGCGGATCGATTTATTGGTGAACGATTTTACCTATCGGGCCGTGTACGATCGCTTCGTGGTGTTGTTCGAGAGTTCCTTCAAGCGAAATTATGTCCATGTGCGTGACATCTCGCGCGTCTTCCAACACGGCATCGAACAGTTCGATAAGATGAAAGGTCAGATTTACAACGTCGGTCTGTCTGATGCCAATGTGTCGAAAAGAGAGTTGTGCGAACATATTCAGAAACAGGTTCCGGACTTCGTATTCGTCGATGCTCCGGTCGGTAAGGATCCGGATCAACGTAACTATATTGTCTCCAATGCTAAAATCGAAGCGACCGGGTTCAAGCCGTTGTATTCACTTGACGCAGGGATCAGCGACTTGATCAAGGGATACACGATGATTAAGAACACGTGTTATGGGAATGTGTAGTTTCGTCAAATAACGTCAGGCGTGAGAAGCAGAAAGTGATTTTCATGGTGCAATGTGTATGAGGTGTGCCGTTCTTCTTTGTGGATTGAGACACGATTGATGTGGGAATGAGAATGACCGAATCCTCATTTCGGCATGGGCTAGTGCTCGGAGCAAGAGGAGGACTATTGCATGCAATAATGGAGTTCGGGAAAACCATCATGGCATCCCGAAGGGTTATGCTCAGTCTGGCTGTTCGTGGGTTTCAAAGCCGCTACATCGGCACTGGTGGCGGAATCATTTGGAGCATCGTTCATCCGCTCGCCACGGTGTTTGTTTTCTGGGTTGTTTTTTCACTTGGCTTCAAATCGGAAGGCCCCAAGGGCGTCCCGTTCGTTCTCTATTTCATGACCGCATTTCTCCCGTGGCATTTCGTCAACGAAGTGTTGAACGCTTCAGCGAGTACCGTTCTCGCCAACCGTCATTTGGCGACGAAGATGGTGTTTCCGACTGAAACCTTACCGATAGTTGAAATTATGACCGCCACCGTGGGGCATCTTGTTTTATTGGCTTTCACGATGCTGTTACTGTTCATGCACGGCATCATTCCTGGGTTGGGCGGGTTACAGATTATCTATGCGTATATGTGCGCCGTCGTTCTTTCCTTGGGATTGGGCTGGGTAGTCGCGGCGACGAATGTCTTTCATCGCGACATCAATCAATCTCTGCCTACCGTTCTCAACTTTTGGTTCTGGATGACTCCAATCGTATGGAGCATTGACATGGTTCCGGTGAAATGGCAACCATTCTTGATGCTTAATCCCATGTTTCATATTGTTGAGAGTTATCGGAGCGCACTTCTCTATTCCCATCCTGTCTGGTTAGATATGTCTCAACTGTTAGTGTTCTGGACTATCGCCTTGCTCATAGGTATCAGCGGGGCATACGTTTTTCTGCGACTCAAGCCGGAGTTTGCCGACGTTCTATGATCGAACAGCGCAACCGCCCGGCCATTACTGTCAGAAACGTCTCTAAAAAACATCGGCTGTTTGAAAACGCACGCGATCGGTTAAAGGAGGCATTGCACCCGTTCTCAAAGCGGTATCACCGGGAATTCTGGGCACTTCAAGGTATAAGCTTTGAGGTACCTCATGGGCAGACAGTCGGTATTTTAGGACGAAATGGATCTGGAAAATCGACACTCCTACAAATACTGGCAAGCGTGATGCAGCCAACGAGCGGTGACGTGATGGTCAGCGGGCGAGTCTCGGCCCTTCTTGAGCTTGGCGCAGGGTTTAATCCGGAATTCACAGGGCGGGAAAACTCCGTTTTTCAGGCTGAGGTGGTAGGGCTTGGCCGCGAGGAGATCGATAGAAAACTGTCGGAGATAGAGAACTTCGCGGATATTGGATCATTCTTTGATCAACCCACAAAGGTCTATTCCTCCGGGATGTTTGTTCGAGTGGCGTTTGCTGCGGCAATCAATGTTGATCCTGATATTTTAATCATTGATGAAGCACTTGCCGTCGGTGACGCCAAGTTTCAGAACAAATGTTTTCAAAAGCTTCGTGAGTTCAGAGAGCAAGGGAAAACTATTTTGCTGGTGACACACGCGATGGAAACCGTGACCCGGCTGTGTGATCAAGCGATTTTACTGGAGCATGGGCGGATCGTGAAGATGGGATCGCCTAACGATGTCACCAACACCTACTTCGACCTTTTATTCGGAAATGGTGGACAGCCAAAGTTACTTAAAGCTACCGGCAATTACAACATGGTGAGTTATTTGGGAACTTACTATGCCGTGCCGCAGGCGCTTGGTGAAATAGATTTTCATGCTGTCGACTTGGCCAACTTGGGCGGTGTGATAGTCGGGAAAACCATTGAGGAAGTCGAAGCCCACATCAGAAAAGACACAACCGCAGTTCCCGCTGTCACTGGTATGATGCACGATCAGAAAAGCGGTTTAGAAGTGTTTTTTGGTGAGGTGCTCACCTTTGACAATTGTTCAAATAGAAGAAGTTATAACAAAAACGAGAGTCGGACGGGCGATGGACGTGCCGAGATTGTAGATTACATGTGCGTTCGAGATGACGATGCCGACGTGCTTGAAGTAAAGACTTGGGATACGTTGAAAATATATATGAAGATTCTGTTTCATCAGCCTATTCAATTGCCGGTTTATGGCATGTCTATAAAATCGGTAGACGGAGTCAAAGTTTATGGAACGAATACGTGGTTAGACAAAGTTAGTGTGCCCCCGGCCTCGAAGAGTGAGATCGTCATTTTTTGCTATGAGATCAAAGTGAGCCTTGCCGGGGGTGATGTTTTTGTATCATTGGCCGTCTCGGAAAGAATGAATAACCAATACGTGTTGGCGGATCACAGAACCGATCTTTTGCATATCAGAGTTCAGACGGCCAAAGAGGGGATGAACGGCCTGGTTGAGATGGAAACCAAGAGCGAAATATTTTCGCAGACTGCGCTGACGAAACGGTGGACTCCTGCATGATCATTCTAGGATTGCATTTTGGTCATGACGCGGGCGTGGCCGTACTCAGAGACGGCCAAGTGGTGTCCTGCGTGATTCGCGAAAGACAGACGCGAGTCAAGCATGCCATGACATTGGATCTCGGCACGATCAGGAAGGCGCTTCATGATGCAGATGTGGCGATCCATGATGTCAATTTCTGTGCCGTTACGTCCACCCAAGGTGTCGAGCTCATTGTTGATAAACCAAAAGAAATTGCGATTTATCTAGGAAGTAATGGACATCCCAGCACTGTCCCTTGCACCATGAATAGGGATCAAGTTCCTGCGATGAGCAGGCGGGTGCTGCCTAATCTTTTTGCCGAACAGCATTTAAATAGCTCAGCAAGGTATACGAATGGCCTGTATTCGAAATATTTCCCCGAATACAGGAGTTTTGAAGGAAAAAGCAATGAGTTGTCCGGTTGGATTGATGAGTATACGTATGATGTTCTGTGGCGGCCTTCAAAGACATTGAAGGGTTTGTCAGCGACGCGATTGTCGGCTGATGTAAAAAACGAATCGTTGAGATTTGGATTTCATTACCCTGTGTCTCTTTCATTCGAAGATTGTCTTGTGCCCGCGTTTTTCATAAACCATCATATGTGCCATGCGTCTTCAAGTTATTATCAGTCGGGGTTTCGTGTCGCAGCTATCTTTTCTCAAGACGGTGGGAGCGGTTTGGGGTATGACAGCGGAATGTTTTATTATGGCGAAGAAAACCGACTGTATCCAATCGCGCCACACCATTCCATTTTAGGTGTTTTGTACGATCTGGTTGCAT includes the following:
- a CDS encoding ABC transporter permease, with protein sequence MASRRVMLSLAVRGFQSRYIGTGGGIIWSIVHPLATVFVFWVVFSLGFKSEGPKGVPFVLYFMTAFLPWHFVNEVLNASASTVLANRHLATKMVFPTETLPIVEIMTATVGHLVLLAFTMLLLFMHGIIPGLGGLQIIYAYMCAVVLSLGLGWVVAATNVFHRDINQSLPTVLNFWFWMTPIVWSIDMVPVKWQPFLMLNPMFHIVESYRSALLYSHPVWLDMSQLLVFWTIALLIGISGAYVFLRLKPEFADVL
- a CDS encoding ABC transporter ATP-binding protein produces the protein MIEQRNRPAITVRNVSKKHRLFENARDRLKEALHPFSKRYHREFWALQGISFEVPHGQTVGILGRNGSGKSTLLQILASVMQPTSGDVMVSGRVSALLELGAGFNPEFTGRENSVFQAEVVGLGREEIDRKLSEIENFADIGSFFDQPTKVYSSGMFVRVAFAAAINVDPDILIIDEALAVGDAKFQNKCFQKLREFREQGKTILLVTHAMETVTRLCDQAILLEHGRIVKMGSPNDVTNTYFDLLFGNGGQPKLLKATGNYNMVSYLGTYYAVPQALGEIDFHAVDLANLGGVIVGKTIEEVEAHIRKDTTAVPAVTGMMHDQKSGLEVFFGEVLTFDNCSNRRSYNKNESRTGDGRAEIVDYMCVRDDDADVLEVKTWDTLKIYMKILFHQPIQLPVYGMSIKSVDGVKVYGTNTWLDKVSVPPASKSEIVIFCYEIKVSLAGGDVFVSLAVSERMNNQYVLADHRTDLLHIRVQTAKEGMNGLVEMETKSEIFSQTALTKRWTPA